A single window of Candidatus Methylomirabilota bacterium DNA harbors:
- a CDS encoding nucleoside phosphorylase, which produces MTRAAVPLLAHKRIRAASEFTPQSLLREARREKGLRAGSVPEVCILDPDGDVVRHLVAAGRARREPSWPCYHTRLYVFRHGRERMGIVGGAVGAPFAVLVAEELFASGCRILISVTSAGEILAVRERPYFVLIERALRDEGTSYHYRAPAAFSHADRRLIHRVQAALAARRLPVVLGATWTTDAPFRETAAAIQAARARNLVAVEMEAAALYAFGHARRRPVVCFAHVTNQLGRLEGDFDKGAAGGAPAALAVIGATAKAWRPAPGILPGIGGLSSGAWRRGAR; this is translated from the coding sequence ATGACCCGAGCGGCTGTGCCCTTGCTGGCGCACAAGCGGATCCGCGCCGCGTCCGAGTTCACGCCGCAGAGCCTCCTCCGGGAGGCGCGACGCGAGAAGGGGCTCCGGGCGGGATCCGTGCCGGAGGTCTGCATCCTCGATCCTGACGGAGACGTTGTGCGGCATCTCGTGGCGGCGGGCCGGGCGCGACGGGAACCGAGCTGGCCCTGCTACCACACACGCCTGTACGTCTTCCGGCATGGACGCGAGCGAATGGGCATTGTGGGGGGCGCCGTTGGCGCTCCGTTCGCGGTCCTGGTGGCGGAAGAGCTCTTCGCCTCCGGGTGCCGGATCCTCATCAGCGTGACCTCGGCGGGCGAGATCCTGGCGGTGCGCGAGCGGCCCTACTTCGTCCTGATCGAGCGCGCCCTCCGCGACGAGGGCACCAGTTACCACTACCGGGCGCCCGCGGCCTTCAGCCACGCCGACCGGCGGCTCATCCACCGCGTGCAGGCAGCCCTCGCGGCTCGGCGGCTGCCGGTCGTCCTCGGCGCGACGTGGACGACCGACGCGCCGTTCCGGGAGACGGCGGCCGCCATCCAGGCCGCCCGCGCTCGGAACCTCGTGGCGGTCGAGATGGAAGCCGCCGCGCTGTATGCCTTCGGTCACGCCCGCCGCCGACCCGTGGTCTGTTTCGCACACGTGACGAACCAGCTGGGTCGCCTCGAGGGCGACTTCGACAAGGGAGCCGCCGGCGGGGCTCCGGCTGCCCTCGCGGTGATCGGCGCCACGGCGAAGGCCTGGCGGCCTGCCCCTGGTATCCTGCCCGGCATCGGTGGGCTATCATCGGGAGCGTGGCGACGCGGGGCGCGCTAA
- a CDS encoding class I SAM-dependent methyltransferase has translation MTAFDAAAERYDAWYRTPIGRLTDQLEKEAIFGLAPAAAGRAADLSCGTGNYALELARRGWRVIGIDRSRLILEVAWRKAASLTGRPAFVQADAAALPVRDGSLDLVTIILGLEFIADPLAVLREARRGLAANGSLVVAVLRAEGLWARWRRLKRRMVDSVWRDAHFSTDDEIQAALRAAGFLPHASRRVVHYGPWPLVASWALRWERVARRRVPRLAAVLAVHATPVP, from the coding sequence GTGACGGCCTTCGACGCGGCCGCCGAGCGCTACGACGCCTGGTACCGGACCCCGATCGGGCGTCTCACCGATCAGCTCGAGAAGGAGGCCATCTTCGGTCTCGCCCCGGCCGCAGCGGGGCGGGCCGCGGACCTCTCGTGCGGGACGGGCAACTACGCCCTCGAACTGGCGCGCCGTGGCTGGCGGGTCATCGGGATCGACCGCTCGCGGCTCATCCTCGAGGTGGCATGGCGGAAGGCCGCCAGTCTCACCGGACGACCGGCCTTCGTCCAGGCCGACGCCGCCGCGCTCCCGGTCCGCGATGGGAGCCTCGACCTGGTGACGATCATCCTGGGGCTCGAGTTCATCGCCGACCCCCTGGCAGTCCTGCGGGAGGCCCGGCGAGGGCTGGCGGCTAACGGGAGCCTCGTCGTGGCCGTCCTGCGGGCCGAAGGGCTCTGGGCTCGCTGGCGGCGCCTCAAGCGGCGGATGGTCGACTCGGTATGGCGCGACGCTCACTTCTCCACGGACGACGAGATCCAGGCGGCCCTGCGGGCGGCGGGCTTTCTGCCCCACGCGTCACGCCGCGTCGTGCACTATGGGCCGTGGCCGCTGGTGGCGAGCTGGGCGCTCCGCTGGGAGCGCGTCGCCCGCCGACGGGTCCCGCGGCTGGCGGCCGTCCTTGCCGTCCACGCGACGCCGGTGCCGTGA
- a CDS encoding cytochrome c encodes MRRHHPILGLVLIMIGGAGLLLLSAAGGWSPGPTWGPGMMGPRMMGRWFGGGYGKRHYSSNGERIYYTGVSERTGPIPLSGGPMWISMQGGGCVACHGVRGHGGVPVMMGGAIPSDIRYEALTQAEHREGEGSREHPPYTDALIKRAITEGLDPAGRPLDWTMPRWRMTPEDLEDVLAFLKTL; translated from the coding sequence AGACACCATCCCATTCTCGGCCTCGTCCTGATCATGATCGGCGGCGCCGGTCTGCTGCTCCTGTCGGCCGCAGGCGGGTGGAGTCCGGGGCCGACCTGGGGGCCCGGCATGATGGGCCCGCGGATGATGGGGAGATGGTTCGGCGGGGGGTACGGCAAGCGCCACTACAGCTCGAATGGCGAGCGGATCTACTACACCGGCGTCAGCGAGCGGACCGGCCCGATCCCGCTCTCCGGTGGGCCCATGTGGATCAGCATGCAGGGGGGCGGGTGCGTGGCGTGCCACGGCGTCCGGGGGCACGGCGGCGTCCCCGTGATGATGGGCGGGGCCATCCCGTCGGACATCAGGTATGAGGCGCTCACCCAGGCGGAGCATCGGGAGGGCGAAGGGAGCCGGGAGCATCCGCCCTATACCGACGCCCTCATCAAGCGCGCCATCACCGAGGGCCTCGATCCCGCCGGCCGACCGCTGGACTGGACGATGCCCCGGTGGCGAATGACTCCCGAGGACCTGGAGGATGTCCTGGCGTTCTTGAAGACCCTGTGA